Proteins found in one Candidatus Binatia bacterium genomic segment:
- a CDS encoding malonyl-CoA decarboxylase, protein MSTHERDIWRRRILECLEGPGGEVSARARAADLARAYAELDRDARRRFLTVLAEDFAPGREAVTAAIASYQNATNATDRVASEAELRAALTPPRRRLLTQFNGVEGGVKFLVDMRADLLSIASQSPELGGLDEDLKKLLVSWLDFGFLELTRLTWRSPALLLEKLIAYEAVHAIRDWEDLRNRLDSDRRCYGLFHPSMPAEPLAFVEVALCVGVSRSVQTLLDETAPAGNPRHADTAVFYSISSPQTGLRGISFGEYLIKRAVDVLSHDLPRLTQYATLSPIPGFRVWLDTRLARQPEALHVEGADAQLAAGGVRQMLDERSWTAREAPRPAISETLLALCARYFAERRADGQPIDPVARFHLRNGARLDRINWLGDVSHKGIRQSLGLMVNYRYDQDDIDANHEAYAKERELAVSPAVRDLMGRSGVALDRIRAAPEPGG, encoded by the coding sequence GTGAGCACCCACGAACGCGATATCTGGAGACGTCGGATTCTCGAATGCCTCGAGGGGCCCGGCGGTGAGGTCTCCGCACGGGCCCGCGCTGCCGATCTCGCCAGAGCCTACGCCGAGCTCGACCGCGACGCGCGCCGGCGCTTCCTCACCGTTCTGGCGGAGGACTTCGCCCCGGGCCGCGAGGCCGTGACCGCGGCGATCGCGAGCTACCAGAACGCAACCAACGCAACCGATCGGGTCGCCAGCGAGGCGGAACTTCGTGCGGCACTCACCCCGCCCCGCCGGCGCCTTCTGACCCAGTTCAACGGCGTCGAGGGAGGCGTGAAGTTCCTAGTCGACATGCGCGCCGACCTGCTCTCGATCGCCTCGCAGAGCCCGGAACTCGGCGGCCTCGACGAAGATCTGAAGAAGCTCCTCGTCTCCTGGCTCGACTTCGGGTTTCTCGAACTCACACGGCTCACGTGGAGGTCGCCCGCCCTGCTTCTCGAGAAGCTGATCGCCTACGAGGCGGTCCACGCCATTCGCGACTGGGAGGACCTGCGCAACCGTCTCGACTCCGACCGTCGATGCTACGGGCTCTTCCACCCGTCGATGCCCGCCGAGCCGCTCGCCTTCGTCGAGGTCGCTCTCTGCGTCGGCGTGTCCCGCAGCGTACAGACCCTGCTGGACGAAACCGCGCCGGCCGGAAACCCCCGCCATGCGGACACCGCGGTCTTCTACTCAATCTCGAGCCCGCAGACGGGACTACGTGGAATCAGCTTCGGCGAGTACCTGATCAAGCGCGCGGTGGACGTCCTGAGTCACGACCTGCCCCGACTCACACAATACGCGACGCTCTCCCCGATCCCCGGCTTTCGGGTGTGGCTCGACACGCGCCTCGCACGTCAGCCGGAGGCGCTCCATGTCGAAGGGGCCGACGCCCAACTCGCGGCCGGCGGGGTGCGACAGATGCTCGACGAGCGGAGCTGGACGGCCCGCGAGGCGCCGCGGCCGGCGATCTCCGAAACATTGCTCGCCCTATGCGCACGCTACTTTGCCGAACGTCGCGCCGACGGCCAGCCGATCGATCCGGTCGCCCGCTTCCATCTGCGAAATGGTGCGCGGCTCGACCGCATCAACTGGCTCGGCGACGTGTCCCACAAGGGCATCCGGCAGTCCCTCGGTCTCATGGTGAACTACCGCTACGACCAGGACGACATCGACGCGAACCACGAAGCATACGCGAAGGAACGCGAGCTTGCGGTCTCCCCGGCCGTCCGCGACCTGATGGGACGCAGCGGGGTCGCGCTCGACCGGATCAGGGCGGCGCCGGAGCCCGGAGGCTAG
- a CDS encoding adenosine kinase yields MPNAKYDVLGIGNAIVDVLASTDEAFLVERGLTKGAMQLLDAEAAEQLYREMGPGVEASGGSAANTIAGIASFGGSTSFVGKVKRDQLGNIFTHDVRALGVHYETPIAESGPSTARCLILVTSDAQRTMNTYLGACVTLGPDDVNADDVRDSAVTYLEGYLWDPPAAKEAFRKAMKIAHEAGRKVALTLSDAFCVDRYRSEFQELVESGVDIVFANETEICSLYQVDNFDDALQKLRGKTTLAALTRGEKGSVVVSGDEVHVIDPEKVERAIDTTGAGDQYAAGFLFGYTRGFDVARCGALGGLAAAEVISHYGARPETPLLDLAKAKGLI; encoded by the coding sequence ATGCCGAATGCAAAATACGACGTCCTGGGAATCGGAAATGCCATCGTCGACGTGCTCGCGAGCACAGATGAAGCCTTCCTCGTCGAGCGCGGCCTCACCAAGGGCGCGATGCAGCTGCTCGACGCCGAGGCGGCAGAGCAGCTCTACCGGGAGATGGGCCCGGGCGTCGAAGCCTCGGGCGGATCCGCTGCCAACACGATCGCCGGCATTGCATCGTTCGGCGGGAGCACGTCTTTCGTCGGGAAGGTGAAGCGGGACCAGCTCGGCAACATCTTTACACACGACGTCCGCGCCCTCGGGGTTCACTACGAAACGCCGATAGCCGAGAGCGGCCCCTCGACCGCACGCTGCCTGATCCTCGTCACGTCCGACGCGCAACGCACGATGAACACCTACCTCGGCGCTTGCGTGACGCTCGGCCCCGACGACGTGAACGCCGACGACGTCCGGGACTCCGCGGTCACGTACCTAGAAGGTTACCTCTGGGATCCGCCGGCCGCGAAGGAGGCCTTCCGGAAAGCGATGAAGATCGCGCACGAGGCCGGACGAAAAGTCGCCCTCACGCTCTCTGACGCGTTCTGCGTCGACCGCTATCGCAGCGAGTTCCAGGAGCTCGTCGAGAGCGGCGTCGACATCGTTTTCGCGAACGAGACGGAGATCTGCTCGCTCTACCAGGTCGACAACTTCGACGACGCGCTCCAAAAGCTCCGCGGCAAGACGACGCTCGCGGCGCTCACGCGGGGCGAGAAGGGATCCGTGGTCGTCTCGGGGGACGAGGTTCACGTGATCGACCCCGAGAAGGTCGAGCGCGCGATCGACACCACCGGCGCCGGCGATCAGTACGCGGCCGGCTTCCTTTTCGGCTACACGCGAGGATTCGACGTCGCCCGTTGCGGCGCGCTCGGCGGCCTGGCGGCAGCCGAAGTGATCTCGCACTACGGGGCGCGTCCGGAAACCCCCTTGCTCGACCTCGCAAAGGCCAAGGGATTGATCTAA
- a CDS encoding 3'(2'),5'-bisphosphate nucleotidase, with amino-acid sequence MEREAELRAGVEAVRAAARICVDVQKRLVTADTLEKKDKSPVTVADFASQAIVCSLLQKALPGDRVVGEEDAADLRTDENAALCAAVVERVSAELEGDLDAQQVLEAIDLGGADAKGDRYWTLDPIDGTKGFLRGEQYAVALGLIEGGQVTLGILGCPNLPFAGGTGALFVGGRGVSPQGYSLSDPGAAGSDIHVAQPASVAAARFCESVESGHSDQGQSQEIARRLGITAEPYRIDSQCKYAAVAKGDSSIYLRLPTRADYREKIWDHAAGKAVVEAAGGRVTDADGKDLDFTLGRTLDQNRGIIATSGAIHDQVLDAVRTVLGS; translated from the coding sequence GTGGAACGAGAAGCGGAGCTTCGAGCAGGCGTGGAGGCGGTACGAGCCGCCGCGAGGATTTGTGTGGACGTCCAGAAGCGGTTGGTGACGGCCGATACTCTGGAGAAGAAGGACAAGAGTCCGGTCACGGTTGCGGACTTCGCCTCGCAGGCGATCGTCTGTTCGCTACTGCAGAAGGCCCTGCCGGGCGACCGGGTGGTCGGCGAGGAAGACGCGGCCGATCTGCGCACCGACGAGAACGCCGCGCTGTGTGCCGCCGTCGTCGAGCGCGTCTCCGCAGAGCTCGAGGGCGATCTCGATGCCCAACAGGTCCTCGAAGCGATCGACCTGGGCGGCGCGGACGCAAAGGGTGACCGCTACTGGACGCTCGACCCGATCGACGGCACGAAGGGCTTTCTGCGGGGCGAGCAGTACGCGGTCGCGCTCGGCCTGATCGAGGGTGGGCAGGTGACGCTCGGTATTCTCGGATGCCCGAACCTTCCGTTCGCGGGTGGGACGGGTGCGCTCTTCGTCGGGGGGCGGGGCGTGTCGCCGCAGGGGTACTCGCTGTCGGATCCCGGTGCCGCCGGGAGCGACATCCACGTTGCCCAGCCGGCGAGTGTCGCGGCCGCGCGTTTTTGTGAGTCCGTGGAATCCGGTCACTCCGACCAGGGGCAGTCGCAGGAAATCGCACGGCGCCTCGGCATCACCGCGGAGCCGTACCGGATCGATAGCCAGTGTAAGTACGCGGCCGTCGCGAAGGGTGATTCCTCTATCTACCTGCGTCTTCCGACGCGCGCCGACTACCGCGAGAAGATCTGGGATCATGCCGCCGGGAAGGCCGTGGTCGAGGCCGCGGGCGGTCGGGTCACCGACGCCGACGGCAAGGATCTGGATTTCACGCTCGGCCGTACTCTCGATCAGAATCGCGGTATCATCGCGACGAGCGGTGCGATCCACGATCAGGTCCTCGACGCCGTCCGTACCGTGCTCGGCAGCTAG
- a CDS encoding single-stranded DNA-binding protein: MDRRAERVWTAARRLHRELAPLSFGEPVTHVYDPLEYAAAGHRAYVHAFAAGQKRVLFLGMNPGPFGMAQTGVPFGEVSRVRDWLGIEARIGRPKIEHPKRPILGFACTRSEVSGTRVWDAIADHWGTPERFFADHYIANYCPLLFMEETGRNRTPDKLVPAEREPLFAACDRHLKQVVRILEPEWVVGIGGFACKRAQLVLGDEGPKIGTILHPSPANPRANRGWVKEVDAQMRALGLCDGAKHRQ, from the coding sequence ATGGATCGTCGAGCCGAGCGGGTATGGACGGCCGCGCGCCGTCTGCATCGAGAGCTCGCGCCGCTCTCCTTCGGGGAGCCGGTGACGCACGTGTACGACCCGCTGGAGTACGCGGCCGCCGGTCATCGCGCTTACGTCCATGCGTTTGCGGCCGGTCAAAAGAGGGTGCTCTTCCTCGGGATGAATCCCGGCCCGTTCGGGATGGCGCAGACCGGGGTGCCGTTCGGAGAGGTGAGCCGGGTTCGAGATTGGTTGGGGATCGAGGCCCGGATCGGTCGCCCGAAGATCGAGCACCCTAAACGGCCGATTCTCGGCTTTGCGTGCACGCGCAGCGAGGTCAGCGGAACACGCGTCTGGGACGCGATCGCGGACCATTGGGGAACGCCGGAGCGCTTCTTCGCCGACCACTACATCGCGAACTACTGCCCGCTTCTATTCATGGAAGAAACGGGGCGGAATCGCACCCCGGACAAGCTCGTTCCGGCCGAGCGCGAACCTTTGTTCGCGGCGTGCGATCGCCACCTGAAGCAGGTCGTGCGCATCCTCGAGCCCGAATGGGTCGTCGGCATCGGAGGCTTTGCGTGCAAGCGGGCGCAGCTCGTCCTCGGGGACGAGGGGCCGAAGATCGGCACGATCCTTCATCCGAGCCCGGCGAATCCCCGGGCCAACCGCGGCTGGGTGAAGGAGGTCGACGCGCAGATGCGAGCGCTCGGCCTGTGCGACGGCGCGAAGCATCGCCAGTAG
- a CDS encoding cytidylate kinase-like family protein: MARNSIGELVEQQALRWQKAHEDSKQQAPRPSVALSRLPFSGATELAQMLGVRLDFGIFGHEIVDQIAAEEGVNKSLVEGLDEHVESAIERHILDGFRRRNFTESDYLRDAVRIVSTLGMRGNTIVLGRGGACILPAENTLRVLVVAPQEWRRDRLAGIHKVSSDEATERLEREDAGRAEFWKHHFGVEHTDPLLYDVVVNTGSLTIEGGAELVEAAFKQRFSS; the protein is encoded by the coding sequence ATGGCAAGAAACAGCATTGGTGAATTAGTCGAACAGCAGGCACTTCGCTGGCAGAAGGCTCACGAAGACTCGAAGCAGCAGGCTCCGAGGCCCTCCGTCGCGCTCTCCCGGCTCCCCTTTTCGGGGGCGACAGAACTGGCTCAGATGCTCGGCGTCCGCTTGGACTTCGGGATCTTCGGGCACGAGATCGTGGATCAGATCGCTGCCGAAGAGGGCGTCAACAAGAGCCTCGTCGAGGGTCTTGATGAGCACGTCGAGAGCGCGATCGAGCGTCACATTCTAGATGGTTTCCGGCGTCGCAATTTCACGGAGAGCGACTACCTGCGCGATGCCGTGCGCATTGTCAGCACGCTGGGCATGCGCGGCAACACGATCGTGCTCGGGCGCGGTGGGGCCTGCATCCTCCCGGCTGAAAATACGCTGCGTGTCTTGGTCGTCGCGCCGCAGGAATGGCGTCGGGACCGCCTCGCCGGGATCCACAAGGTCTCGTCGGACGAGGCGACGGAGCGACTCGAGCGTGAGGATGCCGGGCGCGCCGAGTTCTGGAAGCATCACTTTGGCGTCGAGCACACCGATCCGTTGCTGTACGACGTCGTCGTGAATACCGGTAGCCTGACCATCGAAGGTGGGGCAGAATTGGTGGAAGCGGCGTTCAAGCAGCGCTTCTCGAGCTAG
- a CDS encoding TetR/AcrR family transcriptional regulator, translated as MSDEPATRIQDAATALFAERGFEGTSVRDIAQHAGVTAGSINYYFGSKGSLHQECGRRLAQEYLTEARGLLESEGPLAVLEHYADYAIRDPKLVQIWLDLQGARDPEKRAFSDREIMHPIQLFLMEALGQMGDAPMDRRMKMICFVGAVILRSMFTEEQFKLLAGTSTEEGNVAFKEVLFSKLIDD; from the coding sequence ATGAGTGACGAGCCCGCTACACGAATTCAGGACGCAGCAACGGCTCTCTTCGCGGAGCGCGGCTTTGAAGGCACGAGCGTTCGCGACATCGCGCAACATGCCGGCGTGACCGCAGGCAGCATCAACTACTATTTCGGCTCGAAGGGCTCGCTTCACCAGGAGTGCGGTCGCCGTCTGGCACAGGAGTACCTCACCGAGGCTCGCGGTCTACTCGAGAGCGAGGGGCCGCTTGCGGTTCTCGAGCACTACGCGGATTACGCCATCCGGGATCCCAAGCTCGTTCAAATCTGGTTGGACCTGCAGGGGGCACGCGATCCCGAGAAGCGGGCCTTCTCCGATCGCGAGATCATGCACCCGATCCAGCTCTTCCTCATGGAGGCGCTCGGGCAGATGGGCGATGCGCCGATGGATCGTCGCATGAAGATGATCTGCTTCGTGGGCGCAGTGATCCTCCGCTCGATGTTCACCGAGGAGCAGTTCAAGCTCCTCGCCGGTACGAGCACAGAGGAAGGCAACGTGGCGTTCAAGGAAGTGCTGTTCTCGAAGCTGATCGACGACTGA
- a CDS encoding dienelactone hydrolase family protein: MLDGFDSFGFTHEGVRRDVYTRGEGPGVVVMHEIPGITPEVARFARRVADDGFTVFVPHLFGKPGQPLSPGYALGQILHCCISQEFHVLAERASSPITDWLRALCREAHQRCGGPGVGAIGMCMTGNFALSLMVDESVMAPVLSQPSLPFGLNAAKRAALHLSDDDLAVVKKRAASGCGVLGLRFTGDKMVPDERFERLRRELGDGFEAVEVDSKPGNAHGIAATAHSVVTTDLVDEEGHPTRAALDRVLALFHDRLRAAEN, translated from the coding sequence ATGCTCGATGGATTCGATTCGTTCGGTTTCACCCACGAGGGTGTGCGGCGCGACGTCTACACGCGCGGCGAGGGTCCCGGTGTCGTCGTCATGCACGAGATTCCAGGCATCACACCGGAGGTCGCCAGGTTCGCGCGACGCGTCGCAGACGACGGGTTCACGGTGTTCGTGCCGCACCTCTTCGGCAAACCGGGCCAGCCCCTCTCGCCCGGGTACGCGCTCGGCCAGATCCTACACTGCTGCATCAGCCAGGAGTTCCACGTCCTCGCCGAGCGGGCCTCGAGTCCGATCACGGACTGGCTCCGAGCGCTCTGCCGCGAAGCGCATCAACGTTGCGGCGGACCGGGCGTCGGCGCCATCGGCATGTGCATGACCGGGAACTTCGCGCTCTCGCTGATGGTCGACGAGTCGGTGATGGCGCCCGTCCTGAGCCAACCATCGCTCCCCTTCGGCTTGAACGCGGCGAAGCGCGCGGCTCTCCACCTCTCCGACGACGATCTCGCCGTCGTGAAGAAGCGCGCCGCGTCCGGGTGCGGCGTGCTGGGCCTGCGCTTCACCGGAGACAAGATGGTGCCCGACGAGCGGTTCGAGCGGCTGCGTCGCGAGTTGGGCGACGGTTTCGAGGCCGTCGAGGTCGACTCCAAGCCGGGAAACGCCCACGGCATCGCCGCCACCGCGCACTCTGTCGTCACCACAGACCTAGTCGACGAAGAGGGTCACCCGACCCGCGCGGCGCTGGACCGGGTCCTGGCGCTCTTTCACGACCGGCTCAGGGCCGCGGAAAACTGA
- a CDS encoding lysoplasmalogenase, whose product MPTATDPSLYALVTVLTTAGLVLCDRFGSRLGRGILKPIAATGFVLTAWAAGALDSTYGQWIFLGLLLSWVGDVALLARESPGLFKLGLVSFLLGHVAYSVGFVARGISADAALGAAAALSIPAVIALRWLTPHVSDSMKTPVRAYVVVITLMVLLAIATVAHAGNPWILVGAVLFYLSDLAVARERFVVRSFWNGAWGSPMYFVGQVVLALTVRP is encoded by the coding sequence ATGCCGACTGCGACCGACCCCTCCTTGTACGCACTTGTCACAGTCTTGACTACGGCTGGCCTCGTCCTCTGTGACCGGTTTGGATCGCGCCTCGGCCGGGGCATCCTGAAGCCGATCGCCGCGACCGGCTTCGTTCTCACCGCCTGGGCGGCCGGGGCCCTCGATTCGACGTACGGCCAGTGGATCTTCCTCGGGCTCCTCCTCTCCTGGGTCGGAGACGTCGCGCTTCTCGCGCGGGAGAGCCCAGGACTCTTCAAACTCGGGCTCGTGAGCTTCCTCCTCGGGCACGTCGCGTACTCGGTCGGCTTCGTGGCCCGCGGGATCTCCGCCGACGCAGCGCTCGGAGCCGCCGCCGCCCTTTCCATACCCGCCGTCATCGCGCTCCGCTGGCTCACCCCGCACGTATCCGACTCGATGAAAACACCCGTTCGCGCGTACGTCGTGGTGATCACCCTCATGGTGCTCCTCGCGATCGCCACGGTCGCGCATGCGGGCAACCCGTGGATTCTCGTCGGCGCCGTTCTGTTCTACCTTTCGGACCTCGCAGTGGCGCGCGAACGCTTCGTCGTCCGGTCCTTCTGGAACGGCGCGTGGGGTTCGCCCATGTATTTCGTCGGGCAAGTCGTGCTGGCGCTCACGGTGCGGCCCTAG
- a CDS encoding chalcone isomerase family protein, whose translation MKFRARVLVGVLTGLLVVPSSFAAELDGVTLPDSAEVGGKTIPLNGLGLRKAFVFAKVYVAGLYLQTKTTDAKKATDTDETKRISMRFVREISHDEMNKGMADGFAITAPNSLQGEQAALKGFFNKPLKEGDVCNIDYVPGTGTTVTINGKKEGTIAGAPFMRALWGIWLAPNPPGGDALRDGMLGKG comes from the coding sequence ATGAAGTTCCGAGCACGTGTCTTGGTGGGGGTACTGACGGGCCTCTTGGTCGTCCCGTCGTCGTTTGCGGCGGAACTCGATGGTGTCACTCTGCCGGATTCGGCGGAGGTGGGTGGCAAGACGATCCCGCTGAATGGCCTGGGCCTGCGCAAGGCGTTCGTCTTCGCGAAGGTCTACGTCGCCGGCCTCTATCTTCAAACGAAGACGACGGACGCGAAGAAGGCGACTGACACCGACGAGACGAAGCGGATCTCGATGCGCTTCGTTCGTGAGATCTCGCACGATGAGATGAACAAGGGCATGGCGGATGGATTCGCCATCACGGCCCCGAACAGCCTGCAGGGGGAACAAGCCGCGCTGAAGGGCTTCTTCAACAAGCCCCTGAAGGAAGGCGACGTCTGCAACATCGACTACGTGCCGGGGACCGGCACGACCGTGACGATCAACGGGAAGAAGGAGGGGACGATCGCCGGCGCGCCGTTCATGCGCGCGCTTTGGGGGATCTGGCTCGCTCCCAACCCGCCGGGAGGCGATGCCCTTCGCGACGGGATGCTCGGCAAGGGCTGA
- a CDS encoding alpha/beta fold hydrolase, giving the protein MNTRRIQAGRLELALHRLRAAEGPPLLLLHALYGSGKDWTDNLAAWPGPVFALDFSGHGESQWLAGGGYYPELFAADADQAASEIGARHVVGTGLGAYVALLLAGGRPDDIDAALLLPGVGLGGLRTLPDFEGIVARTDEDLAALQAPRHDQTGTDPMVRMAEHDIRPVDYTSSFAGRARRLLLARGDAPTPPWWAAVGGLPAVTEIDNTPDMVGLAAREFAPAALPTGQTQG; this is encoded by the coding sequence GTGAACACGCGCCGTATCCAAGCCGGGCGACTCGAACTCGCACTCCATCGTCTCCGCGCGGCAGAGGGCCCGCCCCTACTCCTCCTCCACGCTCTGTACGGCTCGGGGAAAGACTGGACGGACAACCTCGCCGCGTGGCCGGGCCCCGTGTTCGCACTCGATTTTTCGGGCCACGGCGAGTCGCAGTGGCTGGCGGGTGGCGGCTACTACCCGGAGCTCTTCGCGGCGGACGCCGACCAGGCCGCTTCGGAGATCGGCGCCCGCCACGTGGTCGGCACGGGCCTCGGCGCGTACGTCGCACTCCTGCTCGCCGGCGGCCGCCCCGACGACATCGACGCCGCCCTCCTCCTGCCCGGCGTCGGCCTCGGCGGGCTGCGAACCCTGCCCGACTTCGAGGGGATCGTAGCCCGAACCGACGAAGACCTCGCCGCTCTCCAAGCGCCGCGGCACGATCAGACCGGGACCGACCCCATGGTCCGGATGGCGGAGCACGACATCCGACCGGTGGACTACACGAGCTCGTTCGCCGGTCGCGCCCGCCGGCTCCTGCTCGCGCGAGGCGACGCGCCTACGCCGCCCTGGTGGGCCGCCGTGGGGGGCCTGCCGGCTGTGACCGAGATTGACAACACGCCCGACATGGTCGGGCTGGCCGCCCGTGAGTTCGCGCCGGCCGCGCTTCCAACCGGGCAAACACAGGGGTAA
- a CDS encoding alpha/beta hydrolase, translated as MSEVSYPGAVPPERSRWLESFGLRLRVHEWGDPERTPVVLIHGMFDHARTFDVFAPLLAERFRVVAMDARGHGDSEWATSYPWVTDVLTIIQLLRSNGRPSHLIGHSKGGGQSTDAAARAPDDVLQLVNIDGFGPPEGGFGPGGAARPERTPPEYLGDFFEWRRTSSERSGWRAFPSIDELAQRRQPQNPRLSLEWLRYFTSYGAFESDRGFTWKSDPHSVRGFGPFQPDWIAHGWKPLRTPMLAVTGTEEDTWGPIPETLIQERLRFVGDVERVSIDGTGHFVHIERPEETARVLLDWLGD; from the coding sequence ATGTCCGAGGTTTCCTATCCCGGTGCGGTCCCGCCCGAGCGCAGTCGCTGGCTCGAGTCGTTTGGCCTTCGCTTGCGCGTGCACGAGTGGGGAGACCCCGAGCGAACCCCCGTCGTGCTCATCCACGGGATGTTCGACCACGCGCGAACCTTCGACGTGTTCGCACCGCTCCTCGCGGAGCGGTTTCGCGTCGTCGCGATGGACGCCCGCGGCCACGGCGACTCGGAATGGGCGACGAGTTACCCCTGGGTCACCGACGTCCTGACGATCATCCAACTTCTCCGCTCAAACGGCCGCCCCTCGCACTTGATCGGCCATAGCAAAGGCGGTGGACAATCCACCGACGCCGCCGCGCGCGCGCCCGACGACGTACTGCAGCTCGTGAACATCGACGGCTTCGGACCACCCGAGGGAGGCTTCGGGCCGGGTGGCGCCGCGCGCCCGGAGCGCACTCCGCCCGAGTACCTCGGCGACTTCTTCGAATGGCGCCGCACGTCGAGCGAGCGCTCGGGTTGGCGCGCGTTCCCTTCGATCGACGAGTTGGCGCAACGCCGACAGCCGCAGAACCCGCGGCTGAGCCTGGAGTGGCTTCGGTACTTCACCTCGTACGGCGCCTTCGAGAGCGATCGCGGGTTCACCTGGAAGAGCGATCCGCACTCGGTCCGCGGCTTCGGTCCGTTCCAACCGGACTGGATCGCCCACGGCTGGAAGCCACTTCGCACACCCATGCTCGCCGTCACCGGAACCGAGGAGGACACCTGGGGCCCGATCCCGGAAACGCTGATCCAGGAACGTCTCCGATTCGTGGGCGACGTCGAGCGGGTCTCGATCGACGGCACCGGACACTTCGTGCACATCGAACGCCCCGAAGAGACGGCCCGCGTACTGCTCGACTGGCTGGGGGACTGA
- a CDS encoding lipid-transfer protein, translated as MTVGMQDATAIVGIGETRFAKGLEDTELSLACQAISAAIDDSGLAPSEIDGLSMFSMEEGREVEVARNVGLGDITYFSQTGFGGGAGCGVVGHAAMAVATGQCKAAVAWRARKRASKSSRPWSQVSQRIQGHWQWSRPFGLLRPVDEIALLARRYMHEFGATRDHLANVALAFRKHANRNPNATMRDKPLTREQYMNARWISEPLCLFDNCLETDGALAVVIVPAERAKDLRQPPAYIHSFAQSIPTQHQVMTNYFCDDPLMGPSYACARLLWERSDFRPADVPVAQLYDAFSPLIPLSLEGYGFCDRGEGAAFTENGALEWPNGRLPTNTSGGGMSEAYVHGFNLVLEGVRQVRGTSTSQVEDAECCLVTSGEGVPTSAVLLRR; from the coding sequence ATGACGGTAGGAATGCAGGACGCGACTGCAATCGTCGGGATCGGCGAGACCCGGTTTGCGAAGGGGCTCGAAGACACCGAGCTGTCGCTCGCCTGCCAGGCGATCTCGGCGGCCATCGACGATTCGGGGCTGGCGCCCTCCGAGATCGATGGGCTCTCGATGTTCTCGATGGAAGAGGGCCGCGAGGTCGAGGTCGCGCGCAACGTGGGCCTCGGTGACATCACGTACTTCAGCCAGACCGGGTTCGGCGGCGGTGCGGGCTGCGGCGTCGTCGGTCATGCGGCGATGGCGGTGGCGACCGGGCAGTGCAAGGCCGCCGTTGCGTGGCGCGCACGCAAGCGGGCCTCGAAGTCGAGTCGGCCCTGGTCGCAGGTCTCGCAGCGGATCCAAGGGCATTGGCAGTGGAGTCGACCCTTTGGGCTCCTGCGGCCCGTCGATGAGATCGCGCTTCTCGCGCGGCGCTACATGCACGAGTTCGGCGCCACGCGAGATCATCTTGCCAACGTCGCCCTCGCATTCCGCAAGCACGCGAACCGGAATCCGAACGCGACGATGCGCGACAAGCCGCTCACGCGCGAGCAGTATATGAACGCGCGTTGGATCTCGGAGCCGCTGTGCCTGTTCGACAATTGCCTCGAGACCGACGGCGCGCTCGCCGTGGTGATCGTGCCCGCCGAGAGGGCTAAGGATCTGCGCCAGCCGCCCGCGTACATCCACTCGTTCGCGCAAAGCATTCCGACGCAGCACCAGGTCATGACGAACTACTTCTGCGACGATCCGCTGATGGGGCCGTCGTACGCGTGTGCTCGGTTGCTTTGGGAGCGCAGCGACTTCAGGCCGGCCGACGTCCCGGTGGCGCAGTTGTACGACGCGTTCAGTCCGTTGATCCCTCTCTCTCTCGAAGGGTACGGGTTCTGTGATCGCGGGGAGGGGGCGGCGTTCACGGAGAACGGTGCGCTCGAGTGGCCGAACGGGCGTCTGCCGACGAATACCTCCGGTGGCGGCATGTCCGAGGCGTACGTGCACGGGTTCAATCTGGTGCTGGAGGGCGTTCGACAGGTGCGGGGGACCTCGACGTCTCAGGTCGAAGATGCCGAATGTTGCTTGGTGACGAGCGGCGAAGGCGTCCCGACCAGCGCCGTCCTGTTGCGGAGGTAG
- a CDS encoding OB-fold domain-containing protein has translation MAETDFLLPDSDDPDNAPFWAATARGELRVQRCGACGRRRIPPRPMCPACRSLENDWEELSGRGTIWSFVVPHPPLLPAYSEVAPYNVILVSLEEDPTLRLVGNLVVSADGSIGEIDPATVQIGEPVRAVFAPVGDVYLPRWVRS, from the coding sequence ATGGCCGAGACCGACTTCCTTCTTCCCGACTCCGATGACCCCGACAACGCGCCTTTCTGGGCCGCGACCGCTCGTGGCGAGCTTCGGGTCCAACGGTGTGGCGCGTGTGGTCGTCGCCGGATTCCGCCTCGTCCCATGTGTCCGGCCTGCCGTTCGCTCGAGAACGATTGGGAGGAGTTGTCGGGGCGGGGCACGATTTGGTCCTTCGTCGTCCCGCATCCTCCGCTGCTGCCCGCGTACAGTGAGGTCGCGCCCTACAACGTGATCCTCGTCTCGCTGGAGGAGGACCCCACCCTGCGGCTCGTTGGAAACCTCGTCGTGAGTGCCGACGGGTCCATCGGAGAGATCGATCCGGCTACCGTTCAGATTGGCGAACCGGTGAGAGCGGTCTTCGCACCGGTGGGGGATGTGTACCTGCCCCGGTGGGTACGGTCCTGA